The Bacillus carboniphilus genome contains a region encoding:
- a CDS encoding PhoH family protein, giving the protein MTEGLVTIEEQIQNSEEALKLFGNHDANLKLIEKELNVSIVTRGESIGVIGESNKVTLVNSLLKHLLALIRRGVNISNQDVIYAIRILNEGKIEQIVDLLDEEITKDVKGKPIVVKTLGQRHYISALTRYDLTFAIGPAGTGKTFLAVVMAVKALKNGDVKKIILTRPAVEAGENLGFLPGDLKDKVDPYLQPLYDSLYNVLGTDHTLRLIERGIIEIAPLAYMRGRTLDDAFVILDEAQNTTTAQMKMFLTRLGFGSKMVVTGDISQVDLPKKIDSGLQVAKKLFQPIDDIAVIELQQGDVVRHPLVGKIIEAYNTLDEV; this is encoded by the coding sequence ATGACAGAAGGTTTAGTAACTATTGAAGAACAAATACAGAATTCAGAAGAAGCTCTCAAGCTATTTGGAAATCATGATGCAAATTTAAAATTAATTGAAAAAGAACTAAACGTCTCAATTGTTACTAGAGGTGAATCAATTGGAGTTATTGGTGAGTCAAATAAAGTAACATTGGTTAATAGTCTTTTGAAGCATCTTTTAGCCTTAATAAGAAGAGGGGTTAATATATCTAATCAAGATGTAATATATGCGATAAGAATTTTAAATGAAGGGAAAATAGAGCAGATAGTTGATTTATTGGATGAAGAAATTACTAAAGATGTAAAAGGAAAACCGATAGTAGTCAAAACTTTAGGACAGAGACATTACATCTCAGCCCTAACTCGGTATGATCTTACTTTTGCGATTGGTCCAGCCGGGACAGGAAAGACCTTCTTAGCAGTAGTAATGGCTGTAAAAGCATTAAAAAATGGTGATGTAAAAAAGATTATCTTAACTAGGCCTGCTGTTGAAGCTGGTGAGAATTTGGGCTTCTTGCCTGGCGATTTAAAGGATAAAGTCGATCCATATCTTCAACCGCTATATGATTCACTTTATAATGTTTTAGGAACAGACCATACTTTACGATTGATTGAGAGAGGAATAATAGAAATAGCACCATTGGCTTATATGCGTGGAAGAACGCTAGATGATGCATTTGTTATTCTAGACGAAGCTCAAAATACAACCACGGCACAGATGAAAATGTTCTTAACAAGGCTAGGTTTTGGTTCGAAAATGGTGGTCACAGGTGATATTTCTCAAGTTGATCTTCCTAAGAAGATAGACTCAGGATTACAGGTTGCCAAGAAATTGTTCCAACCGATTGATGACATTGCCGTAATTGAGTTGCAACAAGGAGATGTTGTTCGCCATCCTTTAGTAGGAAAAATAATAGAAGCTTATAACACCTTGGATGAAGTCTAA
- the yqfD gene encoding sporulation protein YqfD codes for MKNRWIYFFLGVVSVHVKGQGIELFLNRCARNGILLWNVKKSESHTSFLIRLKDVHALRRVVRESECKCFFQRGRGLPFLIKRTMRNGGFLLGFIFFIGVIFMLSNMLWNVSIEGADPKTEHNIKKQLDELGIKQGRFLFSLPSEEQIQDHIIDHVEGLTWIGVELVGTSYHLNVVDQEKPEVKDIDGPRHIVAKKDAVISKMFVEKGKPVVEVNQYVKKGETLVSGLYGEDDKKSIVSAKAEILGETIYQTSIETPLESTFQSYTGENMNEYSVSFGSLKVPVWGISDNDFKRYTEESTDHQIKFFRWELPVVIERKTIRESETLKRIYSEDEAIEAAEKLGREYILSEIDKDASIKEEKVLHEEISNGKVKLTILYNVIEDIVDTIPINQGE; via the coding sequence ATGAAAAATCGTTGGATTTACTTTTTTTTAGGTGTTGTATCCGTTCATGTAAAAGGACAAGGAATTGAGCTTTTTTTAAATCGATGCGCCCGTAATGGCATTTTGTTATGGAACGTAAAGAAATCAGAAAGTCATACAAGTTTTTTAATTCGACTAAAAGATGTACATGCCTTGCGAAGAGTAGTAAGGGAAAGTGAATGCAAGTGCTTTTTTCAAAGAGGGAGAGGTCTGCCTTTCTTAATTAAAAGAACGATGAGAAATGGTGGATTTTTGCTTGGTTTTATTTTTTTTATCGGGGTTATCTTTATGTTATCAAATATGCTTTGGAACGTCTCTATTGAGGGAGCTGATCCAAAAACGGAGCATAATATAAAAAAACAGCTCGATGAGTTAGGAATAAAACAAGGAAGGTTTCTTTTTTCTTTGCCCAGTGAAGAACAAATACAAGATCATATAATTGATCATGTAGAAGGGTTAACGTGGATAGGGGTTGAACTCGTGGGAACATCCTATCATTTAAACGTCGTTGATCAGGAGAAGCCCGAAGTAAAAGATATAGATGGTCCTCGCCATATTGTTGCTAAAAAAGACGCAGTTATATCTAAAATGTTTGTTGAAAAAGGAAAGCCAGTAGTAGAAGTCAATCAGTATGTAAAAAAAGGTGAAACATTAGTATCAGGATTATATGGTGAAGATGATAAGAAATCGATAGTGTCTGCAAAAGCAGAAATATTGGGAGAAACTATTTATCAAACTTCAATCGAAACTCCGCTCGAATCAACTTTTCAATCTTATACGGGTGAAAATATGAATGAATATTCTGTTTCTTTCGGTTCGTTAAAGGTTCCTGTATGGGGTATTAGTGATAACGATTTTAAAAGATATACAGAAGAAAGTACCGATCATCAAATTAAATTTTTCAGATGGGAGTTGCCTGTTGTTATTGAAAGAAAGACGATTAGAGAGTCTGAAACATTAAAGAGAATCTATAGTGAGGATGAAGCTATTGAAGCGGCTGAGAAATTGGGAAGAGAATATATACTAAGTGAGATTGACAAGGATGCGTCGATAAAAGAAGAAAAAGTTTTGCATGAAGAGATAAGCAATGGTAAAGTGAAATTGACAATCCTATACAATGTTATAGAGGATATTGTCGATACTATACCAATTAATCAGGGAGAATAG
- the yqfC gene encoding sporulation protein YqfC: MSNNWRKKLSSFLTNSLELPSDVMMNMPRITLVGQLHIYIENHKGLLTFSDKELRLMLYQGQLQILGEGFVIKTILSDEILLQGTIEKVIFLDE, translated from the coding sequence ATGTCAAATAATTGGCGGAAAAAATTATCATCATTTTTAACAAATTCATTAGAACTACCTTCGGATGTCATGATGAATATGCCAAGAATTACATTGGTTGGTCAATTACATATATATATTGAGAACCATAAAGGACTGTTAACATTTTCTGATAAAGAATTGAGATTGATGTTGTACCAAGGACAACTGCAAATTTTAGGGGAAGGCTTTGTTATTAAAACAATTTTGTCAGATGAAATATTATTGCAAGGGACGATTGAAAAAGTGATTTTTTTAGATGAATAG
- the floA gene encoding flotillin-like protein FloA (flotillin-like protein involved in membrane lipid rafts), with amino-acid sequence MDSQTLILLAIVALALIVLAVFFTFVPIMLWISALASGVKVSIFTLIGMRLRRVIPSRVINPLIKSVKAGLDLNTNQLESHYLAGGNVDRVVNALIAAHRANIELSFERCAAIDLAGRDVLEAVQMSVNPKVIETPFIAGVAMDGIEVKAKARITVRANIDRLVGGAGEDTVIARVGEGIVSTIGSSKDHKKVLENPDLISQTVLGKGLDSGTAFEILSIDIADIDIGKNIGAVLQTDQAEADKNIAQAKAEERRAMAVALEQEMRARVEEMRAKVVEAEAEVPLAMSEALKKGNIGVMDYMNYQNISADTKMRDSIGELPKDSNEEEE; translated from the coding sequence ATGGACTCACAAACATTAATTTTGTTAGCGATTGTAGCGTTAGCCCTAATTGTTTTAGCAGTATTTTTTACCTTTGTGCCAATCATGCTTTGGATATCAGCACTTGCTTCTGGAGTGAAAGTAAGTATTTTCACCCTAATTGGGATGCGCTTGCGTCGGGTTATCCCAAGTCGTGTCATTAACCCCTTAATAAAGTCTGTGAAAGCTGGTTTAGATTTAAATACAAACCAACTGGAGAGTCACTATTTAGCAGGAGGTAATGTGGATCGAGTTGTTAATGCTTTAATTGCTGCTCACAGAGCAAATATAGAATTAAGTTTTGAAAGATGTGCAGCGATTGATTTAGCGGGTAGAGATGTATTAGAAGCGGTTCAGATGAGTGTAAACCCTAAAGTAATTGAAACCCCTTTCATTGCGGGTGTTGCTATGGATGGGATTGAAGTGAAAGCAAAGGCGCGAATTACGGTTCGAGCAAATATCGATCGCTTAGTCGGTGGTGCTGGAGAAGATACGGTTATCGCTCGTGTAGGTGAAGGGATTGTTAGTACAATTGGTTCTTCGAAAGATCATAAAAAAGTACTGGAGAACCCAGACTTGATTTCACAAACGGTATTAGGGAAAGGGTTAGATTCAGGTACTGCTTTTGAAATTTTATCCATTGATATTGCTGATATTGATATCGGTAAAAACATTGGTGCTGTTCTACAAACGGATCAAGCAGAAGCAGATAAAAATATTGCCCAAGCAAAAGCAGAAGAACGTCGTGCGATGGCAGTGGCACTTGAACAAGAGATGCGTGCACGAGTGGAAGAAATGCGTGCGAAAGTAGTTGAAGCCGAAGCTGAAGTACCTTTAGCTATGTCTGAAGCTCTTAAAAAAGGCAATATTGGCGTAATGGATTACATGAATTATCAAAATATATCTGCAGATACAAAAATGCGTGATTCAATTGGTGAGCTTCCGAAAGACTCAAATGAGGAAGAAGAATAA
- a CDS encoding NfeD family protein — translation MEGGVFLKKTIHTLLLGVLFLFLGFVSLANANQPTVYVIPVEKTVERGLAAFIERSVTEAEEANSDLIIFEINTPGGAVDGALEIAKTINESSVETVAFINNQAGSAGAFIALNANEIYMVPNAKMGAAAVIDQEGNAADKKTVSYWNASMREAAELNNRDPIYAEAMADPEIDLPEYKAKEGKILTLTASEAEEVGYTEGIVDDIDQLLVEKGLEGANIVDAEVSVAEKIARFLTHPIVVPILISIGSLGLIVELYSPGFGVPGFMGLGSLLLFFYGSSVAGLAGQGAILLFIAGIILVISEFFVPGGILGTIGLGSIIISLFLASGNIKLMALSIIIALIVSVVGIYILTKVMGKRMNFFKKIILNDSTNTERGYISNKNRLELIGKEGISMTSLRPSGTAIIDEERLDVVTEGSYIDRDKSIRVVKVEGSRIVVREITEK, via the coding sequence ATGGAGGGAGGTGTTTTTTTGAAAAAGACTATACATACATTACTACTTGGAGTCCTATTTCTTTTTCTCGGCTTTGTTAGTTTGGCAAATGCAAATCAACCTACAGTATATGTCATACCTGTAGAAAAAACGGTCGAAAGAGGCTTAGCTGCTTTTATTGAACGATCGGTGACAGAGGCTGAAGAAGCAAACAGTGATTTAATAATATTTGAAATTAATACACCTGGTGGAGCAGTTGATGGCGCATTAGAAATTGCCAAAACAATTAATGAGTCTAGTGTTGAAACAGTTGCCTTTATCAATAATCAAGCAGGTTCTGCAGGAGCGTTCATTGCGTTAAACGCTAATGAGATTTATATGGTACCCAATGCAAAAATGGGAGCAGCAGCGGTCATTGATCAAGAGGGAAACGCTGCAGATAAAAAGACGGTTTCCTATTGGAATGCAAGTATGAGAGAAGCCGCTGAACTAAATAATAGAGACCCAATTTATGCGGAAGCTATGGCTGATCCAGAGATTGATCTACCAGAATATAAGGCTAAAGAAGGTAAAATCCTTACCTTAACAGCCAGTGAAGCAGAAGAGGTTGGCTATACAGAAGGGATTGTTGATGATATTGATCAACTATTAGTGGAAAAAGGCCTTGAAGGAGCTAACATCGTAGATGCCGAAGTAAGTGTAGCGGAGAAGATTGCTCGCTTTTTAACTCATCCTATCGTTGTTCCTATTTTAATATCGATTGGAAGCTTAGGCTTAATTGTTGAACTTTATTCTCCGGGTTTTGGGGTTCCAGGATTTATGGGATTAGGCTCTTTGTTACTATTCTTTTATGGAAGCAGTGTTGCTGGATTAGCTGGACAAGGGGCAATCCTATTGTTTATAGCTGGGATCATTTTAGTTATTAGTGAGTTTTTTGTCCCTGGTGGAATTTTAGGAACGATTGGATTAGGATCTATTATTATTAGTCTCTTTTTAGCATCAGGGAACATAAAGCTGATGGCACTTTCCATAATTATTGCTCTAATCGTCTCTGTTGTTGGAATATATATCTTGACAAAGGTGATGGGGAAAAGGATGAATTTTTTCAAAAAAATTATACTGAATGATTCGACTAATACTGAAAGGGGGTATATTTCTAACAAGAATAGGTTGGAGTTAATTGGAAAGGAAGGAATATCAATGACTTCACTTCGCCCCTCAGGAACGGCGATTATTGATGAGGAGAGATTGGATGTCGTTACTGAAGGATCGTATATAGATCGTGATAAGTCTATTCGAGTAGTGAAAGTAGAAGGTTCACGTATTGTGGTTAGAGAAATAACAGAAAAATAA
- a CDS encoding GatB/YqeY domain-containing protein has translation MSLLERLNEDMKQAMKSREKVKLIVIRMVKASIQNEAIKLGKNELTNDEELTVLSRELKQRKDSLQEFENAGRADLVEKVQEELAILDQYLPEQLSEEELLKIINETIAELKATSKADMGKVMAAIMPKVKGKAEGSTVNKLVAKQLS, from the coding sequence ATGAGTCTTCTTGAACGTTTGAATGAAGATATGAAACAAGCTATGAAAAGTAGAGAAAAAGTTAAGCTTATTGTTATTCGTATGGTTAAGGCTTCCATTCAAAATGAAGCAATAAAACTAGGTAAAAACGAGTTAACAAATGATGAAGAGTTAACAGTTCTCTCTCGTGAATTAAAGCAACGAAAAGACTCCCTCCAAGAATTTGAAAATGCTGGCAGAGCTGACCTTGTAGAAAAAGTACAAGAAGAATTAGCTATTTTAGATCAGTATTTACCTGAGCAGTTATCTGAAGAAGAACTTTTAAAAATTATTAATGAAACTATTGCTGAACTGAAGGCCACTTCAAAAGCAGATATGGGTAAAGTAATGGCTGCTATTATGCCTAAAGTAAAAGGTAAGGCTGAAGGATCAACTGTAAATAAATTAGTTGCAAAGCAACTTTCTTAA
- the rpsU gene encoding 30S ribosomal protein S21 has protein sequence MSKTNVRKNESLDDALRRFKRQVSKTGTLQEVRKREFYEKPSVKRKKKSEAARKRKW, from the coding sequence ATGTCTAAAACGAATGTACGTAAGAACGAATCGCTTGATGATGCTCTTCGTCGCTTTAAACGTCAAGTATCTAAAACAGGTACATTGCAAGAGGTTAGAAAACGTGAATTCTATGAAAAGCCAAGCGTTAAGCGTAAGAAGAAATCTGAAGCTGCAAGAAAGCGCAAATGGTAA
- the deoC gene encoding deoxyribose-phosphate aldolase, protein MIDHTALKADTTSEQIEKLCEEAKQYNFASVCVNPTWIEKASGLLAGSNVDVCTVIGFPLGSNTPEVKAFETKDAIEKGATEVDMVINIAALKDKNYDLVEKDIRSVVEAAKGQALTKVIFETCLLTKDEIVKACELSVKAGADYVKTSTGFSTGGATVEDIKLMRETVGPKIGVKASGGVRDRKGALEMIEAGATRIGASSGIAIVSGQTAVSDY, encoded by the coding sequence ATGATAGATCATACTGCTTTAAAAGCGGATACAACAAGTGAACAAATAGAAAAACTATGTGAGGAAGCGAAACAATATAATTTTGCTTCCGTATGTGTAAACCCTACTTGGATTGAAAAAGCCTCTGGACTATTAGCTGGATCAAATGTTGACGTATGTACAGTTATCGGCTTTCCTTTAGGTTCCAATACACCAGAAGTAAAAGCATTTGAAACAAAAGATGCGATTGAAAAAGGTGCAACAGAAGTTGACATGGTTATTAATATTGCGGCATTGAAAGATAAAAATTATGATTTAGTTGAAAAAGACATTCGTTCAGTAGTAGAGGCAGCTAAAGGACAAGCGTTAACAAAAGTTATTTTTGAAACTTGCCTATTAACAAAAGATGAAATTGTAAAGGCCTGTGAGCTATCTGTCAAAGCAGGCGCGGATTATGTGAAAACTTCTACAGGATTTTCAACTGGAGGAGCTACAGTCGAAGATATTAAGTTAATGAGAGAAACAGTTGGACCAAAAATTGGTGTGAAGGCTTCAGGTGGCGTTCGTGATCGGAAAGGTGCACTTGAGATGATTGAAGCAGGTGCAACTCGCATCGGAGCAAGTTCTGGTATTGCAATTGTAAGCGGACAAACCGCTGTTTCTGATTATTAA
- the mtaB gene encoding tRNA (N(6)-L-threonylcarbamoyladenosine(37)-C(2))-methylthiotransferase MtaB produces the protein MASVAFHTLGCKVNHYETEAIWQLFSNAGYTRESFEKKADVYVINTCTVTNTGDKKSRQVIRRAIRNNPDAVICVTGCYAQTSPAEVMAIPGVDIVVGTSDRIKMLDYIKQYQKEREPINGVNNIMKARVYEELDVPSFTDRTRASLKIQEGCNNFCTFCIIPWARGLMRSREPQEVVDQAQKLVDAGYKEIVLTGIHTGGYGEDMKDYNFAMLLRELDEKVIGLKRIRISSIEASQITDEVIEVLNRSNKVVRHLHIPLQSGSNSVLKRMRRKYSMEMFSNRIEKLKKAMPGLAITSDVIVGFPGETEEEFMETFNFIKDHQFSELHVFPFSKRTGTPAAIMDGQVDEEVKNERVHRLIALSDQLAKQYASQFENEVLEVIPEDRYKEAPESGLYEGYTDNYLKVVFPATEEMIGKLVKVKIDKPGYPYNEGQFVRVLEEGQIRLTS, from the coding sequence ATGGCATCAGTAGCATTTCACACATTAGGATGTAAAGTTAATCACTATGAAACGGAAGCGATTTGGCAACTTTTTAGTAATGCTGGCTACACGCGGGAAAGTTTTGAAAAAAAAGCAGATGTTTATGTTATTAATACATGTACCGTAACGAACACTGGAGATAAAAAAAGCCGACAAGTTATTAGAAGAGCTATTCGAAACAATCCAGATGCTGTTATTTGTGTAACAGGTTGCTATGCTCAAACTTCGCCAGCTGAAGTAATGGCAATTCCAGGAGTTGATATTGTAGTAGGGACAAGTGATCGAATAAAAATGCTGGATTACATTAAACAGTATCAAAAAGAACGGGAACCAATTAATGGCGTGAATAATATTATGAAAGCACGTGTGTACGAAGAATTAGACGTTCCTAGCTTCACTGATCGAACTCGTGCATCCTTAAAAATACAAGAAGGCTGTAATAACTTCTGTACGTTCTGTATTATTCCTTGGGCTAGAGGACTTATGAGATCTAGAGAGCCACAAGAGGTTGTAGATCAAGCTCAAAAACTTGTTGATGCAGGTTATAAGGAAATTGTTTTAACTGGAATTCATACAGGTGGATATGGTGAGGATATGAAAGATTACAACTTCGCCATGCTATTGCGTGAACTTGATGAAAAAGTCATCGGATTGAAGAGAATTCGCATATCTTCAATAGAAGCTAGTCAAATAACCGATGAAGTAATAGAAGTTCTAAACCGATCCAATAAAGTTGTTAGACATTTGCATATACCTCTTCAATCAGGATCCAATTCTGTATTAAAGAGAATGAGACGAAAGTATTCAATGGAAATGTTTTCTAATAGAATTGAGAAGTTAAAGAAAGCCATGCCGGGCTTAGCAATTACTTCGGATGTCATTGTTGGTTTTCCTGGAGAAACAGAAGAGGAATTTATGGAAACCTTTAATTTTATTAAAGATCATCAGTTTTCTGAGTTGCACGTTTTCCCTTTTTCTAAACGTACAGGTACACCAGCAGCTATTATGGATGGTCAAGTAGATGAAGAAGTTAAAAATGAACGTGTTCATCGTTTAATCGCTCTCTCGGATCAACTAGCGAAGCAATATGCTTCTCAATTTGAAAATGAGGTTCTAGAAGTAATTCCTGAGGACCGATATAAAGAAGCACCTGAAAGTGGTTTATATGAAGGGTATACGGATAATTATTTAAAGGTAGTCTTTCCAGCAACTGAAGAAATGATAGGGAAACTAGTGAAAGTGAAAATTGATAAACCTGGGTATCCCTATAATGAAGGTCAATTTGTAAGAGTGCTTGAGGAAGGTCAAATTCGACTTACGTCATAA
- a CDS encoding 16S rRNA (uracil(1498)-N(3))-methyltransferase produces MQRYFVSIKREDIEDQVKITGDDVHHISRVMRMKENEPLIICTLDGYTAKGLIQKITDDFVMVDRLSWIKSSSELPVHVTIASGMPKGDKLEYIIQKGTELGAKEFVPFNATRSIVKLDQKKIKNKVVRWNKIAKEAAEQSHRSLVPMVEKPLSFEELIEKASNYNYKIVAYEEESKQGEAKKLHQIISTIEKDQSLFVLFGPEGGFTEKELEILKENGFISCSLGPRILRAETAPLYLLSAVSYYLELMR; encoded by the coding sequence ATGCAACGTTATTTTGTCTCAATAAAAAGAGAAGATATAGAAGATCAAGTAAAAATCACGGGAGATGATGTTCATCATATCTCCCGTGTTATGCGTATGAAGGAAAACGAACCTTTAATTATTTGTACGCTTGATGGTTATACTGCTAAAGGACTAATCCAAAAAATAACGGATGATTTTGTTATGGTTGATCGTTTATCATGGATAAAGAGTTCTTCAGAATTGCCTGTTCATGTAACAATTGCGAGTGGGATGCCTAAAGGGGATAAGCTAGAATATATCATACAAAAAGGGACAGAACTTGGAGCGAAAGAGTTTGTCCCTTTTAATGCAACTCGTTCCATTGTCAAATTAGATCAAAAGAAAATAAAAAATAAGGTTGTTAGATGGAATAAGATTGCTAAGGAAGCCGCAGAGCAATCACATCGAAGTTTAGTACCCATGGTTGAAAAACCATTAAGTTTTGAGGAGCTAATTGAAAAGGCCTCTAATTACAATTATAAGATTGTTGCTTATGAAGAAGAGTCAAAACAAGGTGAAGCAAAAAAACTTCATCAAATAATTTCAACTATAGAAAAAGACCAATCGTTGTTTGTTTTGTTTGGACCAGAAGGCGGTTTTACAGAAAAAGAACTTGAAATATTAAAGGAAAATGGGTTTATTTCTTGTAGTTTAGGACCAAGAATTTTAAGAGCGGAAACGGCTCCATTATATCTTTTATCGGCAGTATCGTATTATTTAGAATTGATGAGGTGA
- the prmA gene encoding 50S ribosomal protein L11 methyltransferase, with amino-acid sequence MKWSEFSIHTTQEAVEPISNILHESGASGVVIEDRLDLLKEREDRYGEIYQLNPDDYPEEGVIIKAYLPVNSFLGETVDEIKEAINNLLLYNIDLGRNDISISEVNEEEWATAWKKYYHPVKISEKFTIVPTWESYTPEKNELIIELDPGMAFGTGTHPTTVLCIQALERTIKTGHSVIDVGTGSGVLSIAAAKLGAKTIYALDLDPVAVESARLNTKINKVSDHVEVKQNNLLDEMNEQADVVVANILAEVILRFVTDAYTNLKKGGTFITSGIIHNKKDQVKLALQNAGFAIHETLVMEDWIAFIAKKE; translated from the coding sequence ATGAAGTGGTCGGAATTTAGCATCCATACGACTCAGGAGGCAGTTGAGCCTATTTCTAATATTCTTCATGAATCAGGAGCTAGTGGAGTTGTCATTGAAGATCGTCTTGATTTATTGAAGGAAAGAGAAGATCGATATGGAGAAATCTACCAATTAAATCCTGATGATTATCCTGAAGAAGGTGTCATTATTAAAGCTTATCTTCCTGTAAACAGTTTTTTAGGAGAAACTGTAGATGAAATTAAGGAAGCAATTAATAATTTGTTGCTCTATAACATTGATTTAGGAAGAAATGATATTTCAATTAGTGAAGTTAACGAAGAAGAATGGGCAACAGCTTGGAAAAAGTATTATCATCCGGTAAAAATTTCTGAAAAGTTTACGATCGTTCCTACCTGGGAATCATATACGCCTGAAAAAAATGAACTCATCATTGAATTAGACCCAGGTATGGCTTTCGGGACCGGAACGCATCCTACAACTGTCCTATGTATTCAAGCACTCGAGAGAACGATAAAAACCGGGCATAGCGTAATTGATGTAGGGACTGGTTCAGGAGTATTAAGTATTGCAGCAGCCAAGTTAGGTGCAAAGACTATTTATGCGTTAGATCTTGACCCTGTAGCAGTGGAAAGCGCAAGATTAAATACTAAAATCAATAAAGTATCCGATCATGTAGAGGTTAAACAAAACAATTTACTAGATGAAATGAATGAACAAGCAGATGTAGTTGTTGCCAATATATTGGCTGAAGTGATTTTAAGATTTGTAACAGACGCTTATACGAATTTGAAAAAAGGTGGTACTTTTATCACATCAGGCATTATTCATAATAAGAAGGATCAAGTGAAATTAGCGCTTCAAAATGCAGGTTTTGCAATTCATGAAACTTTAGTTATGGAGGATTGGATTGCTTTCATAGCTAAAAAAGAATAG
- the dnaJ gene encoding molecular chaperone DnaJ — translation MSKRDYYEVLGVGKGASKDEIKKAYRKLSKKYHPDINKEESAAETFKEVKEAYEVLSDDQKKAHYDQFGHTDPNAGFGGGDFGGGFGFEDIFSSIFGGGGRRRDPNAPRQGADLQYTMTLAFEDAVFGKETTIEIPREEECSTCHGSGAKPGTNPEMCKHCKGSGQLNIEQNTPFGRIVNRRVCNYCQGKGKIVKEKCTTCGGNGNVKKRKKISVTIPAGVDDGQQLRVSGQGEPGVNGGPSGDLYVVFNVRQHELFERDGDDIYCEMPVTFAQAALGDEIEVPTLHGKVKLKVPAGTQTGTKFRLKGKGVPNVRGYGQGDQHVIVRVVTPTNLTEKQKEILRDFSKTTGNRPSEHEETLFEKVKKAFKGD, via the coding sequence ATGAGTAAGCGTGATTATTATGAAGTACTTGGGGTTGGTAAGGGTGCCTCTAAGGATGAGATAAAAAAAGCCTATCGTAAGCTATCAAAAAAGTACCATCCTGATATAAATAAAGAAGAAAGTGCTGCAGAAACGTTTAAAGAAGTTAAAGAAGCATACGAAGTTTTATCTGATGATCAAAAGAAAGCCCATTATGACCAATTTGGACACACTGATCCTAACGCTGGGTTTGGTGGTGGTGATTTTGGTGGCGGTTTTGGTTTTGAGGATATTTTTAGCTCTATCTTCGGTGGTGGCGGAAGAAGACGTGATCCTAATGCACCAAGACAAGGGGCTGACCTACAATATACAATGACTCTTGCATTTGAGGACGCTGTTTTTGGAAAAGAAACAACGATCGAGATTCCTCGTGAAGAAGAATGTTCAACATGTCATGGTTCTGGAGCTAAACCAGGAACGAATCCAGAAATGTGTAAGCACTGTAAAGGCTCTGGACAATTAAATATCGAGCAAAATACTCCTTTCGGTAGAATCGTTAATCGTAGGGTATGTAATTACTGTCAAGGTAAGGGGAAAATTGTCAAAGAAAAATGTACGACATGTGGTGGAAATGGTAATGTGAAAAAGCGTAAGAAGATTTCTGTTACGATTCCAGCTGGAGTAGATGATGGTCAACAATTACGTGTATCCGGTCAAGGTGAACCTGGTGTAAATGGAGGGCCGTCTGGAGACTTATATGTTGTGTTTAATGTCCGTCAGCATGAATTATTTGAACGTGATGGAGACGATATTTATTGTGAAATGCCCGTTACTTTTGCACAAGCAGCTCTAGGTGATGAAATTGAAGTCCCTACTCTTCATGGGAAGGTTAAACTAAAGGTACCAGCTGGAACACAAACAGGCACAAAGTTTCGCCTAAAAGGGAAAGGCGTTCCAAATGTAAGAGGATATGGGCAAGGAGATCAGCATGTCATTGTACGTGTTGTAACACCAACCAATTTGACAGAAAAGCAAAAAGAAATTTTAAGAGACTTTTCAAAAACGACAGGAAATCGTCCTAGTGAACATGAAGAAACGCTTTTTGAAAAAGTAAAAAAAGCCTTTAAGGGAGATTAA